GTACGAAAAACGGCCGCTCAGCGCGCGGGCTGCTGCACCGTCAGGCCGCCCGGCAGCCAGGGCCAGTACTTGGCGATGGCGCCGGCGTCGACGCGCAGGTCGAAGCCGGTGATCATCTCGGCGTCGTCCGAGGCGAGGAAGACGGCCGCCTTCGCGTAGTGCCGCGGTGAGGGCAACTGCTGCATTGGCACGAGCTGGGCGAAGGGCAGGCCGCCGGCCCGCCGCCCCGGCCGCGCTTCGCGCCCCCAGGCAGCGGCCCGCTCCTGTGCCTCGGCGGTGTCCGTCGCGGTCGGCGTCAGGCTGTTGACGCGAATGCCGTGCGGCGCCAGCTCCATCGCGACGGAGCGCGTGAAATTGAGGATGCCGCTCTTGCCCGTGCAGTAGCCGACGTTGTTCGGCTGGCCCTGGTGCGCCGCGGTAGAGGCGATGTTGATGATCGCGCCGCCGCGCCCCTGCGCGATCATCTGCTTGGCCGCCAGCTTCGTGCAAAGAAAAGCGCCGTCCAGGATCACGGCGAGTTGCGCCCGCCACTCGGGCAGCGGCATCTCCAGCACGCCTTTCTGGTTGAAGATCACGGCGTTGTTGACGAGGATGTCGAGGCCGCCGAAACGTTCGCGCGCCGTGTCGATCGCCGCCTGCACCTGCGCCTCGTCGGTCACGTCGCAGACCATGCCGAACGCCTCGCCGCCCTGCTTTGCGATCGCGGCGGCGCACTGCTCGG
This region of Dehalococcoidia bacterium genomic DNA includes:
- a CDS encoding SDR family NAD(P)-dependent oxidoreductase; the protein is MKLAGKVALVTGTSPNIGAGIAEGMAAEGAKLLCVDLRAENAEQCAAAIAKQGGEAFGMVCDVTDEAQVQAAIDTARERFGGLDILVNNAVIFNQKGVLEMPLPEWRAQLAVILDGAFLCTKLAAKQMIAQGRGGAIINIASTAAHQGQPNNVGYCTGKSGILNFTRSVAMELAPHGIRVNSLTPTATDTAEAQERAAAWGREARPGRRAGGLPFAQLVPMQQLPSPRHYAKAAVFLASDDAEMITGFDLRVDAGAIAKYWPWLPGGLTVQQPAR